NNNNNNNNNNNNNNNNNNNNNNNNNNNNNNNNNNNNNNNNNNNNNNNNNNNNNNNNNNNNNNNNNNNNNNNNNNNNNNNNNNNNNNNNNNNNNNNNNNNNNNNNNNNNNNNNNNNNNNNNNNNNNNNNNNNNNNNNNNNNNNNNNNNNNNNNNNNNNNNNNNNNNNNNNNNNNNNNNNNNNNNNNNNNNNNNNNNNNNNNNNNNNNNNNNNNNNNNNNNNNNNNNTGTTCTTCCAACAAACAAGCCTCTTTCTCACACCAGTGACCTTGTTCAGTCCGAGCTCGCCCCCGAAAGCCAGGTGTCTGTGGGATAGTCTATGCTTCGCCAATAAACCATGGATGAATTGGAGGCATCGGTGAGTTGGAGGCTACCGCTATCCCTCATGATGACCACGGTGGAGTTGGAGGATATGCTCACGTTGCTCGACCATAGCTGCCGGTTCTTGGCCTGATCATGGAGGACCAGGTTGCTGTCCTTGGCGATTTCCAAGGACGCGGTGGTCGGGTGAGACACCAGCACATTGGTAATTGCCGTCCACACGGGGGTCAGCAGTGGTACAAGGTGAACTTGCTGTGGGGAGTAGAAGCCCAAGGTGAACTTGCTGCCCTGGGACACAATCTTCTGTGACCCGGACAACGGTGTGGCGGAGTTGATGGTGTCGACGCCTGCACAGAGTAGGATCTGGCCGAAcaggaggaggaagatgagaggagcCATGGATGGGAGCTTGGAAGAATACTCGGCCACACGGAGCTGGAAGGATTGTGGGAGTTTGAACTTTCTGAGTAACTCGTGGTGGTGCTTGGACATAGAGATTTTTAGGCTGGCAGGCAACAAGACTCCACCTCAAATAGCTACCTAGGCTGCTTGAAAGGTATACACACCCAACAACATTATGGTTCTGAATAATTGATCATTTAACAGATGCAAACTAGTCACGACTGTGTTGAAGATTAAGACAGGATTAACTGTTGGGTTTTTCCCTTCATAAATAGTCCTGCCTATTCAACTTATTCCAGCTCAACTTAAGCAATTATTTGGACTGAGAAACTTGACCCAGAGCGCCGTTCTCGGTCAACAACCACGCTCAATTTCCAGGAAGCTTACCACCAATTGGCAGAATGCAGCAAAGTCTGCCTCTTTCGTTATCATCAATTTCTACTGTTGTCACTCCTTTTTATTTGCGGACACAAAAAAGGCAACTTTTGCTCTGATGATGACTTTAGCTGGAAACCAAAAAAACCTACGAAAGCTCTACGGTAGAATGaagaaaaaacaaatgaaaaaCAAGGACTTGTTCTTCTTCTCTGTACTGGCTTGCTGTAATCCattttcttagagcatctccaacggccgcgCCAAACGACGCGCGCGCGGTAAACCCAGCTCTTAGCACGCGCAGGGTGTTTTGCCGCGCTCCAGCAGCCGCGGGAAACTCGCGCGCGCGGAAACCGATTGCGCGCGCGCGAAAAGGCGCCAGCTCGCGCGCCATTTTTAGCGCGCCgcttccggcgcgcctataaaGTGCGGCGCGTGCCACGCGCCTTCTCCAcgcttcctcttctcctcttcctctccctctctgccacgcgccgctccagcgccccgccatcgacgcgccgctccagcgccccgccaccgacgcgccgccatgccgccgcgccgccgaggagcgtccggctaccgcggcgtccgcctgcGCCCCAAAGGCAGCTACTCCGCGGAGATACGCTTCGGCGatctccggctcggcctcggctcgtacgggacggcgcgcgaggccgcccacgcgtacgacgcggcggcgtggcgcttaGGCCGGCCGCGCGGCCAGATGAACTTCAAGATGTTCTACACGCTCCAGCAAGCGCTCAACGTCGCACCGCCGCCTCGTCTGAACACGGCGGaagaccgtgcggagcacgccgagcggcaacccggaggacgagcgggtcatggcggagtggcACCAGCGCCACCCGGAAGACGTCGCCTACGAGCAGGCCTACTGGGCAAGGCCCCGCGAGGAGGACACGCGAAGGCGCCGCGAGACGCGGTTGGAAAGGCGTCAGCGGTAGGCGTTGGCGAATGCGCAGTCCGACATCGTTGCAGCAGGTGGGCAGTCGTTCTTCACGCCGGACGATGATCGGTGGCTGCACATCTGGCTAGACACCTCGGACGACACCGCCGAGGATGATAATGGTGATGATGATAGCGACTTGAAGTAGTTTCTATCTAGTTGCGCGGTAGTTTTATCTATGCTTTCGAACTATCTATCTAGTTGCATCGATGTAAAATACCTTGTATCGTTTTTTATTTATGCAATCTATCTAGTTTTTATTATCTATGctttcaaaataaaaaaaatgttgtgTGCGCGCTGCATTTTTTGCGCGGTGCTGGAGCGGCGTGCGCGCGCTGCATTTCAGCACGACTGCTGGAGCGGGCGCagcgcgccgcgccaaaccaggcgatgggcgcgcgcccccttcggcgcctgttggagatgctcttactttgGTAAGACCTCTTGTTTCTATTATTCCGGGTACAGAAAAGTGTCCTATTTTCCATTTTCTTTGTTAAGAACATACTTCTTCTTTCGGTTTTGTTTTTGTTAGGAAAAAATATATAGAGGAGAGGCAGTATGAATTATAGTCCCTCCGTTATTTGAACTACCAAAATGtcgtatatttaggaacggaggaaagACTATTAGGATGGATTCCTAATGTTGTCAAacccaaaaaaaaaggaaaaatgttGTGTTGTCTGCAGATAGTTTGCTTGAATGAATCTTAATCAGGCGAAAAAAGACCCACACCAATCTACAGGCAGCTAACAAATAGGAGTAGATCATGCAAGCTGAGACCACAGATAAGCAGAGACCCTACAACCTCACCTCTCGGTGCGCGCGGCCAGAGCATGAACGGCCGGTGAAGTTCCTCGCCTACGCGGCCAACCGCCTCGCCGAACCAGGCCGATGTGCCGGCTAGCTCCGCCTGGCCGTGGTGAACCTCGGAGCCCAAGAAATTTGGTCGGAGACGCCTCCAATCGACGGCACGGTCGCCGTCTTCCTCGCATCCAGATCTCCTCTTCCGCCGCATCTCGGCCTTTCCTCCTTTGTGCTCTCGGGTCCACTTGCAGCCTCATCCCCCATCGCCGAGGAGCCACGATACCAGGACAGAGCCTCTCATCGGCGTGGCCCTgccccgccgcccgctgccgtcgCCGTGGCCTCCGCTGCGGTGCTGCTCCTTTGTCCCCGACGGCAGGGGTCCCGGCCGGAGGCTGCGCGCGGCGGTgtggatgctgctgctgctgccgccgtgcGGGGTTGGTTCGGGGGAACGGCGGCGGCGACCATCGGATCGGACTCGGCCACCAGCGACCAGACAGCACAACTTCGACTCTGACAAATAATTGTGAAAAAGAATTAGGCACAGTTGGAACCGCAGAAGACCGCCGAACTAACCACTTGCTTCTTGTCATTGTACACCATCATGCCCTGGCACTATAGCTTCGACTTTGTATCAACAAACCAGCTGAGGCAATCCCGCGGACAAGTTGGACAAGAGCCGACTAACACAGCAATTGTCACTCTCCGACATCGCTCCCCCATCATCGTTGCCGCAAAAGTCTTGACGCCAACATCGAGGTTGAGAGCAACATGATCACCCCCACGACATGAGGTCAAACGCGCTCGAAGCCAACAAAAtctcggggccgccgccccgatctGCTTCCATCACGTTGCGCTCTACGCAGCACACCAACACCACCTTTGAGGGCCGCCGCCTTGACATGCCACCGCCCGCACTCGAGCTGCAACACCGCACGACCTGGTTGCCCGCAGCCCACGATGCGCAGGACAACCCCACACAGACCAGAAGTTCAAATGTCATGAAGAAACATCGCAAATTCAAATACATATGTTAACATCGCAAGTTCAAATGTTAACATTATGTAGAAGAACATCTACAGTCGGGCGCCTCAAACACCCCTCAAACGCCCCGGGCGGACGACCCGGTCACTGAACGGTCAAAACAAAAACGATTTAGACGGGCTCCTCAAACCTGCCTCAAATACTTCAGTTTGGTGAAAGCACCCAATAATTCTGCTTTGCTGCAACTGACATAAGAGCTGAATGATAAGTTCAAATATTGCAGCTCAGATAGGAGACCCAAGGATGCTGGTAGCTTTCCAACAGATTTACATTCTGACAAGTTCAAATATTACAGTTCCGTGAGGCTCCTCAAGAAATCTGATACATTGCAAACTCGAGAGCAAATTGAAAAATCAAGATGCAACATTTTTTTTAGCTCTCCAAAGGACTCTGGGAGTTCTTCAATTCTCAAACAACCAgataaatcaagataaatcagaCTTCAGCTTCTCCAATTGACTGTGGCAGTGTCAAGATGTTAGAAGAATCGCCGAGACTGAGGTAATTTAATTGTGATAGACCAGTGATACTATTGGGAATCGTTGCATCTTGTATTCCTGGAGCATTAAGATACCTCAACCATTTCAATCAACCAATAGAATCTTGCAACTTATTTCATTGGACTCCCTATTGCTTCCCCGATGactccaatgaggtcatgctcatCTTTAATTCTCACCATCATACTATCCTTCCCAGACTTCCTGCAAGTATCCATGCAccattcatgcaatcttcgcatcatcgttgttagaggaggattaTCAGGTTTGACAAGAGGCTTCCTGTACTTGTATCTAAAGATCTCTACTGCCTCTAACGTTTCAAACTCTACATCATCGTTTAGGTAATCACCAAGATTAATACAGGGCAATAGCCCcgaatgattagcgacgatatcgctagacaccttgagcggggggcacgattgcttcgcctgTTCGCTGAGAtggggaattgttttcccacttcttcgttgtgCTAATCTTGCATCACTGGAAGTACTTCCTGACCGCCGCACATCTTGATATGTCCTTTTAATACAGAGGACATAGTTGGAATCCGATGGAGGCATGGTGGTCGCTTCATGGCATCCAGAGTCGCTTTCACGGGATCTACAatttccttcggaggtggaggtttccgtTCAAAATGGGCCTCCACTTCGGCTGCCATGATGCCATCGGTTTCCTTCtcagtcctctcatatggtaactttggaACAGGCTTCAGCCTTGGACCAAATCTGTATTTCTTCCCGCCTCTTGTACTGCTAGCGAGCGGCGACGTCTCTCTTCTGCCGTTGCTGACACGGTGGAGTCTGCTGACACAccagaggaggcggagtgccctcacgtgccagaggaggcggaggaggagactGAGTGCCCTCACGCGCCGGAGGAGACGGAgttccctgactcgccggaggaggaggcagagtgccctcacgcgccggaggaggaggaggaggcatccagtttggaagcttgatgtgctcctttcTCCATAGACAGTTATTCCTTAAAGCATTTTCCATATGAATGTTCCCTTCACTTGTAGGGAAGTCAAGCtccagctcctcaaatccctccattatttcatccagcatcacaacaacatagccatgtggaatcggtCGGCAATGAAAAGTTTCCTCAGCTCAAGGAGGTATAACAGAGCCGACCGCCGCCTTCAAGGTCATGTTCTGGCATTTCGTCATTAGCTCACAATGTTCAGCCTCCGTGATactatccacggggtagcgaggagccgtGAAATTAGGCTGAACGAACTCCGTGGAAGCCACaatgcttctccgctgagatggtggggtagcttctggggCAGCGTCGAAGCAAGGATCTTCGTGCTGCTGAGATGGTTGGCCGGTAGCTGGCTGGCTCTCAAGTTTCTCCAGCTTTGCTAATATTGCACTGAGCCTCTCCATTTTGGTTGCTTCcgctttcctctttctctctcggcTTCTGTAACTACCGCTGTCGGGAAACCCATGCACCCACAGAACAGAGCCTGGTGTGCCtcatgttcgtccagggtgctcaggattcccgagggcctctgttagctcgtccttctctctgccAGGAATGAACGTCCCTTCTTGTGCTACCATTGCTGCATGAAACTTCCGGATGGGTATTGTAAATTGCTTGTTCGTCCAAACAGACTCCCCTGTTTCtaggtccaaagttcccccaaccccaaagaaccaagtccttgaacgatctggccagtgcaatgtcgctggttggacccctttagcaaaagcaggtcttgctcagctttgtcccacaacggtcgggctttgtagtagccacctgacccccgtgtgatggtgatacttctttgcagcattttgttTGTTTGTCAGTGACCTTTTCTTACCCTTCTCCGATTGCTTGTAggacacaaatgcgggccagtgatctcttatcttctcataaTTTTGTGCATCTACAGTTTACTCTTACAGACTGAatatcgtgtgtgtgtgtgtgtgtgtgtgtgtgtgtgtgtgtgtacatgaTCATCAAATTACAGACTGGATGATATGGTGCTGCTCTAATTCACCTCAATTTCATCTATACAACAAATTAGCATCAATTTAACACTGATTTTAGGGCGCTGGCTACCTTTCAGTAGCAGCAGAGGCGGCGAGGAGGAGCTGGGTCTCTTGgacgaagaagacgaagaagaagaaatcgGTGAGGAGGCATAAGTGGGCGGCAGTGATCGCCTCTGTAGCAGGTGGGCGGCGGTGCTGGGCCCGACGGTGGATGCACTGGTCACCTCGGTGGACGAGGCGGTGGAGCAGTGGCGGCCGTGGTCTTGCCCAACTCCCGCAGCGGAGTGGCTGGCCTTGGTGGGCCGAGGTTGTGGCCGAGGATGCGaacaggacgacgaggaggagccgtcCGTGAGCCGTGCGGCCGCCACCTGTCGAGGTGTCGCCACGGAGGAGCAGGTGGGCTATGGCGAAGCTCGCCTACGCAACGCAGGTAAGCAGTGGCGGCGCAAAATGGAAGCCGCGGGGCAGGTGGACGGCCGCGCAAGTGGGAATTTGTCGCCGACTGATCCCTGCGGCGGCTGGGGCACGCGGTGCCAGCCGGCGATGGGGGGAGACGGAGGCTAGGGCGCGCGGTGCCCGCAGGCGTCAGGGGAGGAAGAAGGGCTGATTAGCACGAGATTTAAAATcttatgttttttttgcaaaattacaATTGAACTAAGCTGGTTACATGTTttcccggatggagggagtactatttaattATGTCGCATTGAGCTGAAATGATAGTTTTTTTGCCGAGGACACAGaaatgcatattttcacaatcacaccGTTGGATCATCTTGTAGCGGTGCTCCACTATTGATTTCAAAAAATATTATAACATTTACACCGTAAGAAGCTTAGCAAGTGTTAACTAGTTCTAtggcaagctatgatagacacagttttactatatatatacatacatatatatgggTAGATGGGCAAGGTTGTAAAGAGGAGCGGACCCGGAAAGATTTCCTTAGAATAGATTGGAGATTACAATTTAAGGCAACAAATCAATTATATTAATACTTTCCCTATCAAACTTGGCACTTGTGAAGATTTTTCTATGCATTAAACACATCACATCCTTTATATCGCATTAACACAATAGATTTTGTACAAAAGATAAGGATGATCATATCTTATGGCATTTGATGCCATATTTTCCAACACATCTTATCATATATATAGTGCAATTAATGCTATATTTTCTGGTGGTCATATATCTTAGTGCAATTAATATATGCTATCTTTTGTACGCATACAATAAtccttagcttatacattataatTATAAGCAACATTAAATGTGAGGTTCACTCAGATGCATATAAATATGGTGGTCTAAGAACTCCAAAACTAACAATTCCCTATATTCACAATGAAAGGAAAGCAAGCCATTAGTGCAACTCTTTTCATGTCATTTCTAGTTATGGTGACCAGAGGAAAAGATGTTCAATACAAAAGGCAAGAGGAAGACAATACCCAGATTCTCAGTTATCACCGAGTTAATAAAACCATTGTGGTACGAATAATTAACCTTCTTATGTATATCTAGCATATGTTTTGGGGGCTAAAAAGTAGAGCAAACATCAAAACGGATGAAAGATGGAGATGTCTATGATTGCATTGCTGTGAATCAGCAACCGGCTTTCAGGCACCCATTATTGAAAGACCACAAAGTCCATGTAAATTAATTTCATAACAATATGATGTACCTCCATGAATTGTCTAGTATATTGTTAGTTCATGATTAATTGCATAAATGTTGATTCAGCGTGTTCTACACCCTTCTTGTTTCATTAATCTTTTTGGATATGTTTTTTATGCTAGAAAGTTTGGGCTATTGAAACCGTACTGAACTAAGAACCTTTTTACACAATATAATCTTTATAAATGATGAATGAAATTAGAACATGTTTTTTTGTGTActgtcttgtactccctccgttccaaaatatatgactcaactttgtactacctTTAGTATAATggtgggtcatctattttggaacagagggagtacatttgtAATATTTTGTTTATAAGGTGGTTCATTCTATTTTCAAACAGATGCAACCAAATTCTTTCCCTGTTTGGATGGATATCCAAACATTGCCTTCAGATGAACCATCTACCATTGAGTGCCCAACGGGAACAATCCCAATACTGCATACTAATGGAAGTGACACCATAGCAGCACATAGTTACGATGGGCAATTGGAGGTTAGTTTTTGTATAAGTTACAAATGAATTTGTTTTCACAATTTGATGGGATTTTTCTGTAGGGTTGATTATGGAAATTAGCGTATAATTGGTGCATTTCCTATGCAAGTCAAATTTACAATGTTGAATTAAAGAAGCAGCCTAGACACTACAATAATCTAATTAAATTGCAAGAAGGTATTTTAAGAAAAAAATCACCTTCCGATGGTAATGGTTAATTTTTCATCGAGGGTCGTAATAATGAATGGTCTAGGTTCATAAAGTATGATGGAAAAATGATTTATAAAAAAGAATGCAATTTTATAGTGAATGAAGGGCCTCATACTCTACAATACTTGAGTAGTTGATAATGATTTTTGTACCCTCAAATCTTTATTTGTACTAAAAAAGTTATGTATGAACAGTATGTCAGTTGTACATGAAGCAATTCCAATTTCATTACCAAGTTTTAGCAACACTCTCTTTGACAGTTTCATACTATATATATACTAGTCACAAATTCTTAGTTGTCAGCACTAATGTTTTTCATTAATTGTTACTCTTTCCATGCCGAAATGTGAATGAACACACATCTTAAGATATAAGTTATACTGACAACATGGCAAAACAATGTAAGTAATATGAACCTAAAGTGatacatttgaaatgcttttgaatatGAATCATATAATTTTATGTGCCACATAACCCATAACTTAATAGCCTAATTAATTGTCAAATTAAAAAATATATTGGGGTTGGCGCCATACATTTTGGAGAACATGAATTACATGTATATCCTATCAGGCTTATCTACACATACTATTCAATTTTCTCACTTAAAGGTGTTACTTTTAATTCTTGCAGTCAGCGGGACTCATATACCAGGGTGATGTATATGGGGTGCGTGGTGTATTAAATGTTTGGGAGCCAAAGGTGAATAAATATAGTAAGGATTCTAGTGCAATGTGTGTAGAAATGAAAAGTGGAGGAGAACAACACACTGACATGATTGGTGCTGGTGTTCGGGTCTTTCCAACATTGAGTGGCGATACTTTTGTTAGATTTCATATTTCTTGGGTAATGCTTAATTTATTCAGATACATGCTATTATGTGTTATATATTTTTATGATAATAAATTAATAATATAACTTCATATTTTCCTTTTACCTTGGAACAAACCTCACAGTATGATGTCCTATACAAAAAGTCATGCATTGACTTCAGTTGTCCTGGTTTTGTGCAAGTTAGCCATAGAGTTGGTCTTGGAGCAAGAATACGATCACCCTCTGTTTATCGTGGAAAGCAGACAGTAATACACATTCAAATTTTCAAGGTATTATCGTATTCTTAAAGTATAAGATTTCTCAAGTGTCATGTACAAATTATATGTACATAAATTAGTATTATTTGATTGTATTTCGTGTGCATAACCACTATATATACCTTACTGAACGTGACCACAACTTGATATGTTTTTTTACGATCTTACACCCACATACTATCTTTTTGCACATATATGACACTATTCTaataatatagattcaaaaggcaagttcatttaatcatgacaatattctGAACATGAAGGAAATACACATATATCATTCTGATTCATATTCCTTGCTATGCAAAAAGGATTAGGTGAAGACATGCATGCCTACTATATCTCATCAAAAGGATTATAAAATAATTGGCCGCTAAAAAATACTAGAAAGAATAAGATCACGATTGCAAATAATCATAGTTATTTAATAGCGTATGTAACTCACGCAATATTGATTTAAGGACGGCATCTAACCTACAATAAATATTGATTTATTTTAGGACCCTGTGTCTAAGAACTGGTGGTTGACTTATGAGCATGTAGCAATTGGATATTGGCCAAGTGCATTATTCGAATTCCATAGGAACAAAGGTGACGCAGCATTCTGGGGTGGGATTGTTGAGGGGCCGACTGCCTCGTCAAACTCTCCGCAAATGGGTAGTGGACATTTTGCTTCGGAGGGATATGGAGGAGCAGCTTTCGTAAAAAAtatccagcttgcgaataatgagAAGGGCTATTTTGACACTCCAAATAATTCTCAAGTGCGGCCTGAATCAAGCGATAAATCCAAATATACTGTGGAAAGATTTGAATATAGTAAATATGTAGGTATGCGTATCTTTTATGGTGGATTAGGGTCTGATAAGGCCTACTGACATGAACTCAACAAATATATTAAAACAATCATTATGATCAAATAAGTGATGGTGAATTATGTATTATCGATTTCCGTTCATGATAGAAGCTGGGGCCTAGCAGTAGTGTTGGGGCCTGCGCTACTGCTAGCACGATGAACCTAACATTTAGCAATAGTGTGGGCCTCGCCTCATGTTACCACTACATCTATTAGGCATGAGGTAGGACCCACACTACTACTAAATAGCATCAGTGTTGGCTAGTGCCTCGCACCACTACTATGCATGCGTATTTCATTTCAGCATATTTATACTGCATTTATACACCCTTATACAATTGTTAGACCGTAGCAAtgatataacaactcatcatcatcgtagcgatataacaactcatcattatcatcaccatcatcatcgtagAGATATAACAATGTCTCACCATAAGGATCATCATAAGTTCACCAGTACTAGCTAATTGTTAGCATTTAGATAAATAATTTCTTAACACATGACAAGTACTAGgacctactctctctctctctggtaaaatatcATAAAATAGAAAAACATGTCCAGTCCAATACGGAGCATAGAGATCCACCGGTCTCCAACTTGTGGCCTTCGCCCAGTCACTATTTTTTGCCATCCTTTGATTTTGAGGCCTCCGTCTGTTTGAGTAGTGAAGCACATGTATATTTGCAGACCCTCCCACCATGGCCGTACGCACACAATTGTCATCTCACCTTCGACATACATCAGTGGATGCACAACACAATTCAGGAGCTTCTGTTGAAGAACATAATAGTAACATatttagcaatgtagtttacttaagaaaaATGTATGAAAAAGATGGACTAGTgacataatagtaaaaaatcttaccatgatattTGCATGTATGTTACCACCACTCAACTCATGGACTAATGGTACATATCAACTATAATTTTTGCCAGCTCCAAAGATGATCTTAAAAGTCATAACTTCATTAACAAAGGTGACAAGAGAAATCTTATCCTCCCAAGTTAGATCTAAGCCATGATTGTAGTAGGTATTGTGTACAATCTTCTGTGTGTCTCTTGGAGaaaggaaataagctgtcaactataaATAAACAATTTTAGTAAGGGTTTAATAAAAACTATTTTAAGTAAGCAATATATATTATTAACAAATTAGCATAACAACCTCATATGGAGGTACAATAGGAATCATGTCCAGATCCACCCAAGTGTCTTTATCATGTTCAGAATGACCTTGAGGAATGCCAATATCAAAGGTTATTTTCATATCCTCCTGAAATCCGTAGGCCTTGCATGATCCTTTCCAATTTGAACAACCAAAATGTGTGTGACCAACTTCATTTATGATCTTAACCTCAAAAACGAATCCATGTTTTATTTTAAGGTGAGCTTTCTTCGTGTCCACCTTCTCCCTCTCTCGAAAGAGAGCTTCTCTAAGACAAAAGGtcttgcatagcaagggatgcacTTGTCGAATTGTAAGAAAAGGAAAGTATACGTGAAGTAAAAAAAATCTTAAGTCATGATTAATTAAGAAGAAATACTTGCCGCTGAAGTTACATACCGTAAAAATAATCGAAGCCCTCCTTAAGCACGAGGGAGAAGCATCTACTATTTTCCAAGTGGTCCCTGTCGCACATACCATGTCGTTAGTACAGTCATTACACTCGAGGATCCcatcgacatccatttgccatgtTAATAATTGAAATATTAAATGACGATGGCAAATACCAGGAATTCAACACTCCGATCACTATTCAATATGAGTTGACTTTTGGTCTATCGAGTCTCCCTTGAAAAACACTCATCTCTAATGGTGTATATTGTGGGCACACCCTCTCTGATATATCAACCATAGATGATAGTCGCTCCTCCATTCCTTCCCAAGTGCATTACCAAAATGTCTAGTAGATGggaaagaaggagaagcgacccccacgacaacagtcgggattcttcctctctggtATTTCGActgtatatggtggatactccctcACTAATATTTCGACTGTTGGTGATGGTCGCATCCCCCTTCCCTCGTGCATTACCAAGGTCTATCacgaggagaagaggaggaagcgACCCCCGCGACAACAGTCGGAATTCTTTCTCTCTGATATTTAGATTGTATACGgtggtgtatatggtggacactccctcactttGATTTCGACCATCGGTGATAGTCGCTCCCCCCTTCTCTCGTGCATTACCAAGATATATCATGAGAAGAAGAGGAGCAAATGGCCCCCACAACAACAGTTGGGATCATTCCTTCAAGAATAAACTGAAAGTCACACAAGTAGCCCCAACAGACTAAAAGTCAATCCTAAGCATCGGTCAGTTAACATAACATATATTGAGTAATGACATAAACAAaatgacctatgttttgccggaatgtccTCTAATTCCTACTCAGGCAAATCCTGGGCACTCGATATATATTACTTTCTAGCAGAATTCATGCCGAAATTCACGCAAATTTTGGattgacctttgctaaaaaataggCATCttgagcacctgaaatttgccgaaatgtatatgaatcaacatttcggaaaaacataggccactcagggGTGTTCCCTGCAA
Above is a window of Triticum aestivum cultivar Chinese Spring chromosome 6B, IWGSC CS RefSeq v2.1, whole genome shotgun sequence DNA encoding:
- the LOC123138554 gene encoding uncharacterized protein, yielding MKGKQAISATLFMSFLVMVTRGKDVQYKRQEEDNTQILSYHRVNKTIQTSKRMKDGDVYDCIAVNQQPAFRHPLLKDHKVHMQPNSFPVWMDIQTLPSDEPSTIECPTGTIPILHTNGSDTIAAHSYDGQLESAGLIYQGDVYGVRGVLNVWEPKVNKYSKDSSAMCVEMKSGGEQHTDMIGAGVRVFPTLSGDTFVRFHISWYDVLYKKSCIDFSCPGFVQVSHRVGLGARIRSPSVYRGKQTVIHIQIFKDPVSKNWWLTYEHVAIGYWPSALFEFHRNKGDAAFWGGIVEGPTASSNSPQMGSGHFASEGYGGAAFVKNIQLANNEKGYFDTPNNSQVRPESSDKSKYTVERFEYSKYVGMRIFYGGLGSDKAY